A portion of the Simplicispira suum genome contains these proteins:
- a CDS encoding conjugal transfer protein TraH yields the protein MLWNFKRMATRTAAASLSIAVALGSLSLPAHAGLKEALNEMFIGTSTNPQAISTQRLKGMYGGSMTLRPISSGINVIQFAPPKIDAGCGGVDIFFGSFSFINGAQFEQLIRSIAANAVGFAIKAAIESMCSPCAKLIAELEAAMRELNAMAKNTCAIGKAMLTSAGRGKLMEQASDIGKRVSTALGNFADELKAENSRNYTNPNETAKGTGPGTGGTGAEVAANNPLDGNLVYLAARESLDNGGNTLRLFLSRNDAIGIVMGLYGVVIVNPETNTPSNCSGTTPPERCVKDPETFEPTITRWDNLMYPARFDPDGVMVRSCGGSDCRSVPPARLPLATWGGVTEIINRALFGTSDIPTSKADVSPDSVVGMFVHKSGEGALSASARSLISVAPLPIINLMMETQDIEGASMTLGIQLAEVLPQYLAYKMAVEFQGIGANVFSGQTKKDMPALYERNLKEKARQLDALKPVDGTMAKILNETTKSMVNIRNLTRSQLSVAPKR from the coding sequence ATGTTGTGGAATTTCAAACGCATGGCAACGCGAACGGCCGCGGCAAGCCTGTCCATAGCGGTAGCACTGGGCTCGCTTTCGCTACCGGCCCATGCTGGCCTGAAAGAAGCGCTCAATGAAATGTTCATCGGGACATCGACCAATCCTCAGGCGATCAGCACTCAGCGCCTCAAGGGGATGTACGGCGGTTCCATGACCCTGCGCCCCATCAGCAGTGGGATCAACGTGATTCAATTTGCACCGCCCAAAATTGATGCCGGCTGCGGGGGCGTCGATATATTCTTCGGATCGTTCTCGTTTATCAATGGGGCTCAATTCGAACAATTGATACGCTCGATTGCGGCCAATGCTGTGGGTTTTGCTATCAAAGCAGCCATTGAGTCCATGTGTTCTCCATGCGCCAAACTGATTGCGGAGTTGGAGGCGGCAATGAGAGAGCTTAATGCAATGGCCAAGAACACATGCGCCATCGGTAAGGCTATGCTTACCTCAGCGGGCAGAGGAAAGCTAATGGAGCAGGCTTCCGATATAGGGAAGCGCGTTTCTACTGCTCTGGGAAACTTCGCTGATGAATTGAAGGCAGAGAATAGCCGCAACTATACCAATCCAAACGAAACAGCGAAGGGGACAGGGCCTGGCACGGGGGGTACAGGAGCTGAAGTGGCGGCCAATAACCCATTGGACGGGAATTTGGTTTATCTAGCAGCAAGGGAATCATTGGATAACGGCGGAAATACACTGCGTTTATTTCTCAGCAGAAATGACGCAATCGGCATAGTGATGGGCCTGTATGGCGTCGTGATCGTCAATCCAGAGACCAATACGCCCAGTAATTGCTCTGGCACTACCCCGCCTGAGCGCTGCGTCAAAGACCCAGAAACCTTCGAGCCCACCATTACTCGATGGGACAACCTGATGTACCCGGCGCGGTTTGATCCCGATGGCGTGATGGTGCGCTCATGCGGTGGCTCTGATTGCCGTAGTGTTCCACCCGCAAGACTCCCGCTGGCTACCTGGGGTGGTGTCACGGAAATTATCAATAGGGCCCTGTTTGGTACCTCAGATATTCCAACATCTAAAGCCGATGTTTCACCTGATTCGGTCGTCGGCATGTTTGTGCACAAGTCGGGAGAGGGGGCGTTGAGCGCATCCGCGCGATCTTTGATCAGCGTTGCGCCGCTTCCAATTATCAACCTGATGATGGAAACGCAGGATATTGAAGGGGCATCCATGACCTTGGGGATTCAGCTTGCCGAAGTGCTCCCTCAATACTTGGCCTACAAAATGGCAGTTGAGTTTCAGGGGATCGGTGCAAACGTGTTTTCTGGCCAAACCAAGAAGGATATGCCGGCTCTCTATGAGCGGAACCTGAAAGAGAAAGCGCGCCAACTGGATGCACTCAAACCTGTGGATGGCACCATGGCAAAAATCTTGAATGAGACCACGAAATCTATGGTGAATATTCGAAATCTCACGCGTTCTCAATTGAGCGTGGCCCCTAAACGCTAG